The Fusobacterium sp. IOR10 genome segment CCCATTTATAATTATTAATACTATAATCTCCCATGGCATCACCTTTTTCTATCCAAATATTAATCCCATCTGGAGTTAGAGAGTCATTTTTAAATGTATACTTTACTTGTCCTCCTAATTTTATTTCTCCATTTTTTTCTTTTCTACTTCCACCTATTTCTTGCTTTATTTCACTTTCTTCATCCTTTTCTAAAGAATCTATTTTCCCATTAAAATATTTTTCTAATTTTTCAAAATCTTCCCATGTTACATATTTTTTTATTTCATCTCCATAAACTCCAATTGGGGTTCCTTCATCCAAATAATACATTTGAGAAGCCATCCTTAATACTGATAAATTTGACATAACTTTAACATCTTTTGATTTAGCTAAATAGATTGATACTTTCGGGATAATAAAACTTGACATTATCCCTATTATTGCAATTACAACTAATGTTTCTACTAATGTAAATCCTTTGTTTTTCATTAAATCACCTCTCTCATATGTTATCTATTACTTTTAATAAAGGAAAATATATTCCTTTAAAAATAAATAAAATTACTAGTCCTATTATGATGATTGTAAAAGGTTCTAGTAATTTTATAATTATTTCTATTTTGTTTTCTATATTTTTTTTATTATTTTTATGGATTATTTCTAAAACCTTTATAAAATCTCCAGACTGTTCTCCTAATTTAATAAATCCCAATTCGCTTTTGTTAAATAAGTTAGTATTATCAAAAGACTCTTCTATACTTTTCCCTGATTCAAAATCAAATAATAAGTTTTTTAATTTTTCTTTAAAATTTTTATTAGGTTCTTCATTTTTTAATATTTTAATTGAGTATACTAAATCTATATTAGAATTTAACAGTATCAATAACGCCTCTAAAAAATTATCTTTATAAAAAGTTATTATTAAATCATTTAGAAATTTAATTTTGAATCCTAAATTTCTAAAAAAACTATTCTTTTTCAAATTTTTAAATATTTTTTTTGTTACTAAAAATAATAATCCTAGAATATAAAAATTATCAGAAAACCAAATTATTAACATTGTTGTTTTAGAAACCTCTATTTTCATTTCTTTTAGCATATCTACAAAATTAGGTAAAATTAATTTCCCAAAAAAAATAAAAATTACAAATATAAATCCCATTAATATTTTGGGATAAATCATTATTTTTTTTAATTTATTCTTAAAATTAATTCTGTTTTTTAATCTATTTTCTATTATGAGTAATGACTCCATTAAATTTCCAGATTCTTCTCCTGATTTTAATATAATTAAATCTATTTTCTTCAAATTTAAGCCACTATTTTTAAAAATAAATTCTATTTTTTCTCCATTTTTCAACGAACTTTTCATTCTTTTAATATAACTTTTTATTCGTTTATCTTTTGAAAACGAGTCAATAGCATCATAGAATTGATAGCCACTTTCTACAAATATTCTTAACTTTGTAAAAAAAAATAATATTTCCTTTTCATTAATAATATTTTTTTTTAAAAGAATACTTTTTATTAAAAACTGATCTCTACTTTTCAACTCTTTTTTTAAGTCATTTTTAGATAGTTCGTTATTGAAAACTATCCTTTTCTTTCCTTGCTTATTTAATATTAATGATATATATCTATTCATTCAAATCACTCTCAATAATTCATCTAAAGACGTTTCCCCTTGAAAAACTAATTTTAATCCGTCTAAAAAAATAGAGTCCGATGTTGCTTCAAAAAAATTTGAGATATTTTTATCTGTTAAATCCTCGCAAAAATTCTGTTTTTTCTTCAATAAAAACTCAGATATTGG includes the following:
- a CDS encoding type II secretion system F family protein; translation: MNRYISLILNKQGKKRIVFNNELSKNDLKKELKSRDQFLIKSILLKKNIINEKEILFFFTKLRIFVESGYQFYDAIDSFSKDKRIKSYIKRMKSSLKNGEKIEFIFKNSGLNLKKIDLIILKSGEESGNLMESLLIIENRLKNRINFKNKLKKIMIYPKILMGFIFVIFIFFGKLILPNFVDMLKEMKIEVSKTTMLIIWFSDNFYILGLLFLVTKKIFKNLKKNSFFRNLGFKIKFLNDLIITFYKDNFLEALLILLNSNIDLVYSIKILKNEEPNKNFKEKLKNLLFDFESGKSIEESFDNTNLFNKSELGFIKLGEQSGDFIKVLEIIHKNNKKNIENKIEIIIKLLEPFTIIIIGLVILFIFKGIYFPLLKVIDNI
- a CDS encoding type II secretion system protein — protein: MKNKGFTLVETLVVIAIIGIMSSFIIPKVSIYLAKSKDVKVMSNLSVLRMASQMYYLDEGTPIGVYGDEIKKYVTWEDFEKLEKYFNGKIDSLEKDEESEIKQEIGGSRKEKNGEIKLGGQVKYTFKNDSLTPDGINIWIEKGDAMGDYSINNYKWGEL